From a region of the Candidatus Rokuibacteriota bacterium genome:
- a CDS encoding transposase — translation MYPVNPKALDRARDRFRQSGAKDDLFDARVLAGFLRTDHPHLLALGPSSEAAQELKLLTEDYQRQGRTHTRLVNQLTATLKAYYPRAVDVAELTTALAAAFLQAYPTPATLMTLTERQWQRWAKAHHLSEARTTDLWTKLQQPQLPVPPHVVRAKSRLMQALVTELTAVVAAVASYRQAIDDFFATMPAAAQARTLPVGEHGVTVPTLWARLGDAPGRWESFRHLQAQAGMVPVTVRSGKQVVVRFRFACDKQLRYAVDQLAWLSLQRSEWARAYYDEQRARGHRHRRALRALGAKWLKIIFIMWQRHVPYREEHHLATMARQALRHPEKKIALFTRICGRPSVHAA, via the coding sequence GTGTACCCGGTCAATCCCAAGGCCCTGGACCGGGCACGGGATCGGTTCCGCCAGAGCGGGGCCAAGGACGACTTGTTCGATGCCCGGGTGCTGGCGGGCTTTCTGCGGACGGATCACCCCCACCTGCTGGCGCTGGGGCCGAGCTCGGAGGCGGCGCAGGAGCTGAAGCTGCTGACCGAGGACTATCAGCGCCAGGGGCGCACGCACACGCGGCTGGTGAACCAGCTGACGGCGACGCTGAAGGCTTACTATCCGCGGGCGGTGGACGTGGCGGAGCTGACGACGGCCCTCGCCGCCGCCTTCCTGCAGGCGTATCCGACCCCCGCGACGCTGATGACGCTGACCGAGCGGCAGTGGCAGCGGTGGGCCAAGGCGCACCACCTGAGCGAGGCGCGGACCACGGACCTGTGGACCAAGCTGCAGCAGCCGCAGCTGCCGGTGCCCCCGCATGTCGTCCGCGCCAAGAGCCGGTTGATGCAGGCGCTGGTCACGGAATTGACCGCGGTCGTGGCGGCGGTGGCCAGTTATCGACAGGCGATCGACGATTTTTTCGCGACCATGCCGGCGGCGGCTCAGGCGCGGACGCTGCCGGTCGGTGAGCACGGGGTGACGGTGCCCACGCTGTGGGCCCGCCTGGGCGACGCCCCCGGGCGGTGGGAGTCGTTTCGGCACCTGCAGGCCCAGGCGGGGATGGTGCCCGTCACCGTGCGGAGCGGGAAACAGGTGGTGGTGCGGTTCCGCTTCGCCTGCGACAAGCAGCTGCGCTACGCCGTGGACCAGCTGGCGTGGCTGTCCCTGCAGCGCAGTGAGTGGGCGCGGGCCTACTACGACGAGCAGCGAGCGCGGGGCCATCGGCATCGCCGGGCGCTGCGGGCCTTGGGGGCGAAATGGCTGAAGATCATCTTCATCATGTGGCAGCGCCACGTCCCGTATCGCGAGGAGCATCATCTGGCGACCATGGCCCGGCAGGCGTTGCGGCACCCGGAGAAAAAAATCGCGCTCTTCACCAGAATCTGTGGGCGCCCCTCTGTTCATGCGGCTTGA
- a CDS encoding AbrB/MazE/SpoVT family DNA-binding domain-containing protein, which produces MPRTIRSLELKVVPIGNSRGVRLPKAVLDKYAIRDAVVVEEREDGLLLRSKKKDKRLSWDETFKDMAHEREDWSDLDATLNDGLDQEPW; this is translated from the coding sequence ATGCCACGGACCATTCGCTCGCTGGAACTGAAGGTCGTACCGATCGGGAATTCGCGCGGGGTGCGCCTGCCGAAAGCGGTCCTCGACAAGTACGCGATTCGGGACGCGGTCGTTGTCGAGGAGCGAGAGGACGGGCTCCTGCTTCGCAGCAAGAAGAAGGACAAGCGGCTCTCCTGGGACGAAACCTTCAAGGACATGGCTCACGAGCGCGAGGATTGGAGCGACCTGGATGCCACGCTGAACGACGGGCTCGACCAAGAACCCTGGTGA
- a CDS encoding type II toxin-antitoxin system PemK/MazF family toxin: MSRAIERYGIYRADLDPTRGSEIAKTRPVVVVSLDAMNRHLDTVVVCPLTTRLHLRWRSRIQCACAGRKAEIAVDQIRTVSTERLGQRVDRLAPSLAAQLRHLITEMYGA; this comes from the coding sequence GTGAGCCGGGCTATCGAGCGGTACGGCATCTATCGGGCAGACCTCGATCCGACCCGCGGCAGCGAGATCGCGAAGACGCGACCTGTGGTCGTCGTGAGCCTCGACGCGATGAACCGACACCTGGATACGGTGGTCGTATGCCCCCTCACCACGCGACTTCACCTCCGCTGGCGTAGCCGCATCCAGTGCGCGTGTGCGGGCCGGAAGGCGGAGATCGCTGTCGACCAGATCCGCACGGTCAGCACGGAACGCCTCGGGCAGCGGGTAGACCGGCTGGCGCCATCACTCGCAGCGCAGCTTCGGCATCTCATCACCGAGATGTACGGAGCATAG
- a CDS encoding CoA transferase: MPYRTYATRTGALALAVGNDAQFARLAAAVAHPEWATDPRLATNAARVVNRERVDRLVQEALAGESAEVWIARLRAVGVPCGRVSTVAEALADPQALARAMVETIDHPTAGPFRALGSPVTMAGTPTRLRRPPPTLGQHTEEILGELGLESAEIAQLRADGAI, translated from the coding sequence GTGCCGTACCGGACCTACGCGACCCGGACGGGCGCGCTCGCCCTGGCCGTCGGCAACGACGCGCAGTTCGCCCGCCTCGCTGCGGCCGTGGCTCACCCCGAGTGGGCCACCGACCCGCGGCTCGCCACCAATGCCGCCCGCGTCGTGAACCGCGAGAGGGTGGACCGCCTCGTCCAGGAGGCCCTCGCCGGCGAGTCGGCCGAGGTGTGGATCGCGCGCTTGCGGGCCGTCGGCGTGCCCTGCGGCCGCGTCAGCACCGTCGCCGAGGCCCTCGCCGATCCCCAGGCGCTGGCACGCGCGATGGTGGAGACGATCGACCACCCCACGGCGGGGCCCTTCCGCGCCCTCGGCTCTCCCGTCACGATGGCCGGCACCCCGACCCGGCTCCGGCGGCCCCCGCCGACCCTCGGCCAGCACACCGAGGAGATCCTCGGCGAGCTGGGGCTCGAGTCGGCGGAGATCGCCCAGCTCAGGGCCGACGGGGCGATCTGA
- a CDS encoding exo-alpha-sialidase has product MSSVRILVGTRKGAFVMTSDGRRTQWDITGPHFGGWEMYHLKGSPADPNRLYASQSSSWFGQLIQRSDDGGKTWEPVGNKFVYEGVTGTHQWYDGTPHPWEFARVWHLEPSLTDPDTVYAGVEDAALFRSADGGQTWQELPGLRGHGSASSWQPGAGGMCLHTILLDPGHPERIFIAISAAGAFRSDDAGTTWRPINRGLTSDGLPNPTAEVGHCVHRIAMHRARPGVLFMQKHWDVMRSDDAGESWREVSGNLPTDFGFPIDVHAHEPETLYVVPIKSDSEHYPPDGKLRVYRSRTGGHEWEALTNGLPQRHCYVNVLRDAMAVDSLEPCGVYFGTTGGQVYASADAGDSWAPIVRDLPSVVSVEAQTLP; this is encoded by the coding sequence ATGAGCAGCGTACGGATACTGGTCGGGACGCGCAAGGGCGCCTTCGTCATGACGTCGGACGGCAGGCGCACGCAGTGGGATATCACTGGCCCGCACTTCGGGGGCTGGGAGATGTACCACCTCAAGGGATCACCCGCGGACCCGAATCGGCTGTATGCCTCGCAGTCCAGCAGCTGGTTCGGGCAGCTGATCCAGCGCTCCGATGACGGGGGCAAGACGTGGGAGCCCGTGGGGAACAAGTTCGTGTACGAGGGGGTCACCGGGACTCACCAGTGGTACGACGGGACGCCGCACCCCTGGGAGTTCGCGCGGGTCTGGCATCTCGAGCCCTCCCTCACCGATCCGGACACGGTCTACGCCGGGGTCGAGGACGCCGCCCTGTTCCGCTCGGCCGATGGCGGGCAGACGTGGCAGGAGCTCCCCGGCCTGCGCGGCCACGGCTCGGCGTCCTCCTGGCAGCCCGGCGCCGGTGGGATGTGTCTGCACACGATCCTCCTGGATCCGGGCCACCCCGAGCGCATCTTCATCGCCATCTCGGCGGCGGGCGCGTTCCGGAGTGACGACGCCGGCACGACATGGCGGCCGATCAACCGGGGCCTCACCTCCGACGGCCTCCCGAACCCGACGGCCGAGGTCGGCCACTGCGTGCACCGCATCGCGATGCACCGGGCGCGTCCGGGCGTGCTGTTCATGCAGAAGCACTGGGACGTCATGCGCAGCGACGACGCCGGCGAGTCGTGGCGCGAGGTGAGCGGGAACCTGCCGACCGACTTCGGGTTCCCCATCGACGTGCACGCGCACGAGCCGGAGACGCTCTACGTGGTCCCGATCAAGAGCGACTCCGAGCACTACCCGCCGGATGGGAAGCTGCGCGTCTACCGCAGCCGCACGGGCGGCCACGAGTGGGAGGCGCTCACGAACGGGCTGCCGCAACGCCACTGCTACGTCAACGTGCTGCGCGACGCGATGGCCGTCGACTCGCTCGAGCCGTGCGGCGTGTACTTCGGGACCACCGGCGGCCAGGTGTACGCCTCGGCGGATGCCGGGGACAGCTGGGCGCCGATCGTGCGGGATCTTCCGTCCGTGGTGTCCGTCGAGGCCCAGACGCTGCCGTGA
- a CDS encoding DoxX family protein, which produces MTHALWIVQGLLALLFLWAGGMKLVLPLEKLTGPVALPGSFMRFIGVAEMLGALGLILPGLLRIRPGLTPLAACGLVIIMIGATVVTLAGGDVVAALISVVVGFFAAFVAYGRWQLAPHRGSSTASGGRPA; this is translated from the coding sequence ATGACCCATGCGCTGTGGATCGTTCAGGGGCTGCTCGCGCTCCTCTTTCTGTGGGCCGGGGGAATGAAGCTGGTCCTGCCGCTCGAGAAGCTGACGGGGCCGGTGGCGCTGCCGGGCTCGTTCATGCGGTTCATCGGCGTGGCCGAGATGCTCGGCGCGCTCGGCCTGATCCTGCCCGGGCTCCTGCGCATCCGGCCGGGCCTCACCCCGCTGGCCGCCTGCGGCCTCGTCATCATCATGATCGGGGCCACGGTGGTCACGCTGGCGGGCGGTGATGTCGTGGCGGCGCTGATCTCGGTCGTGGTGGGGTTCTTCGCGGCGTTTGTCGCCTATGGCCGCTGGCAGCTGGCGCCGCATCGCGGGTCGTCGACCGCATCCGGGGGCCGCCCGGCCTGA
- a CDS encoding carboxymuconolactone decarboxylase family protein, with protein sequence MTTPAPVPPVRNEVRPVVPRLIELTETLLYPDIWERPGLSKRDRSLITVAALVALYRPDQLKGHTERALANGVTKEEIGELITHLAFYAGWPSAMSAARVVKQVFEEKKA encoded by the coding sequence ATGACCACCCCCGCGCCAGTTCCGCCGGTCCGCAACGAGGTCCGCCCGGTCGTGCCCCGGCTCATCGAGCTCACCGAGACGCTCCTCTACCCCGACATCTGGGAGCGCCCGGGGCTGTCCAAGCGCGACCGGAGCCTCATCACCGTCGCGGCGCTGGTGGCCCTCTACCGACCCGACCAGCTCAAGGGCCACACCGAGCGCGCGCTGGCCAACGGCGTCACGAAGGAGGAGATCGGCGAGCTCATCACCCACCTGGCCTTCTACGCCGGCTGGCCCAGCGCCATGTCGGCCGCACGCGTGGTCAAGCAAGTCTTCGAGGAGAAGAAGGCGTGA
- a CDS encoding DUF4160 domain-containing protein, giving the protein MRRGGYIFLSRRSDHPPRHVHVYRNGRFIVKWDLENRMPMKGKASAKVLELIAQLEAEERL; this is encoded by the coding sequence ATTCGGCGTGGCGGCTATATCTTCCTCTCCCGGCGGAGCGATCATCCGCCGCGGCATGTCCACGTCTACCGGAACGGCAGGTTCATCGTGAAGTGGGATCTCGAGAACAGGATGCCGATGAAGGGGAAGGCATCGGCCAAGGTCCTCGAGTTGATCGCGCAGCTCGAGGCCGAGGAGCGGCTATGA
- a CDS encoding XRE family transcriptional regulator, protein MKIRSVKANNRRKAFEVMAAGKRLLFPFAQLLEVQPTAEDPIARAYVDRELDAEGFTYALKSGQEGTVHVEDVLEYNQDPDHLRDLLVYQLTLEAQKRIAASPLAKREIIRRLGTSPTQLYRLLDQTNYRKSVDQLLRLLQVLDCDVQLVVHAKSA, encoded by the coding sequence ATGAAGATTCGCAGCGTGAAGGCCAACAATCGACGCAAGGCCTTCGAGGTGATGGCAGCCGGGAAGCGGCTCCTGTTCCCGTTTGCCCAGCTCCTCGAGGTGCAGCCAACGGCCGAGGATCCCATCGCGCGCGCGTACGTCGACCGGGAGCTGGACGCAGAGGGATTCACGTATGCGCTCAAGTCCGGTCAGGAGGGGACCGTCCACGTGGAGGACGTTCTCGAGTACAACCAGGACCCCGACCACCTGCGCGATCTGCTCGTGTATCAGCTGACGCTCGAAGCCCAGAAGCGCATCGCCGCCTCGCCGCTGGCCAAGCGCGAGATCATCCGTCGGCTCGGAACCTCCCCGACGCAGCTCTACCGACTCCTGGATCAGACGAACTACCGGAAGTCTGTCGACCAGCTGCTCCGGCTCCTCCAGGTGCTGGATTGCGACGTGCAGCTCGTCGTGCACGCAAAGAGCGCCTAG
- a CDS encoding MFS transporter: protein MRAPFFYGWVIVAVAFVTMGVGVNARTAFSLLFPPILDEFGWERGVTAGAFSFGFLVSGVLSPFLGRLMDRRGPRVVMELGVGLMAAGLMLAPLVREPWHLYATLGVLVGGGSICLSYTGQALYLPSWFVRRRGLAMSVAYSGVGGGSIILLPWVQSLIGRAGWRTACLALGLVTLGVLAPLNLMVRRRPEDLGLLPDGDRASRDAAPGGPLTNVVDRAWAAVDWTLGRALRTGRFWWIALGYFWAMFAWYAVQVHQTKYLVEVGFTSTGAAWALGFVSLVAVPGQIALGHLSDRIGREWVWTVGCVGFALCYLALLLLRHAPTPGLLWLMILSQGMLGYGLTSVLGAIPVEIFEGREYGAIFGTLMLAAVAGGAAGAWATGALHDATGSYALAFSIAIGGSAVSAVAIWLAAPRNVRAVAGRLRRLT, encoded by the coding sequence GTGCGCGCGCCCTTCTTCTACGGGTGGGTCATCGTGGCGGTCGCCTTCGTCACCATGGGGGTGGGCGTCAACGCGCGGACCGCCTTCTCGCTGCTCTTCCCGCCGATCCTCGACGAGTTCGGCTGGGAGCGCGGCGTGACGGCCGGGGCCTTCTCCTTCGGCTTCCTCGTCTCAGGGGTCCTGAGCCCGTTCCTCGGTCGACTGATGGACCGGCGCGGCCCCCGGGTCGTCATGGAACTCGGCGTGGGCTTGATGGCGGCCGGGCTGATGCTGGCCCCGCTGGTGCGGGAGCCCTGGCATCTCTACGCCACGCTCGGCGTGCTGGTCGGCGGGGGCAGCATCTGCCTCTCGTACACCGGTCAGGCGCTCTACCTGCCCAGCTGGTTCGTGCGCCGGCGGGGACTCGCCATGAGCGTGGCGTACTCCGGCGTCGGCGGGGGCTCGATCATCCTGTTGCCCTGGGTGCAGTCCCTCATCGGGCGCGCTGGCTGGCGGACCGCCTGCCTTGCCCTCGGCCTCGTGACGCTGGGCGTGCTGGCGCCGCTCAACCTCATGGTGCGGCGGCGGCCCGAGGACCTGGGGCTCTTGCCGGACGGTGACCGCGCCTCGCGCGATGCCGCCCCCGGCGGCCCACTGACGAACGTGGTCGACCGGGCCTGGGCCGCCGTGGACTGGACGCTCGGCCGCGCCCTGCGCACGGGCCGGTTCTGGTGGATCGCGCTGGGATACTTCTGGGCGATGTTCGCCTGGTACGCGGTGCAGGTCCACCAGACGAAGTACCTGGTCGAGGTCGGGTTCACGTCGACCGGCGCCGCGTGGGCGCTCGGATTCGTGAGCCTCGTGGCCGTTCCCGGCCAGATCGCGCTCGGCCATCTCTCGGACCGGATCGGGCGCGAATGGGTGTGGACGGTGGGCTGCGTGGGCTTCGCCCTCTGCTACCTCGCCCTGCTCCTCCTGCGCCACGCCCCGACGCCGGGGCTGCTCTGGCTGATGATCCTCTCGCAGGGCATGCTCGGCTATGGCCTCACCTCCGTCCTCGGCGCGATCCCCGTCGAGATCTTCGAGGGTCGGGAGTACGGCGCCATCTTCGGCACCCTCATGCTGGCGGCCGTGGCGGGCGGGGCCGCCGGCGCGTGGGCGACGGGCGCGCTCCACGACGCCACCGGAAGCTACGCCCTGGCCTTCTCGATCGCCATCGGCGGCAGCGCGGTCTCGGCCGTCGCCATCTGGCTCGCCGCCCCGCGCAACGTGCGGGCCGTCGCCGGGCGCCTCCGTCGGCTGACGTAG
- a CDS encoding phosphoglycerate dehydrogenase, producing MLGIGFAGTFSASLEEAVRARLDMPCHVIVADEVGIVSRLSEVDVLVTLAFTREMGEAARRLKLVQVPGAGVDRIDRSALPAGTWLANAYGHEVGIAEYVVGAMVALSRGFSRLDARLRRGEWESQWAPGSPPAPWPELAGKTLGILGYGRIGRAVARRARAFDMAVWAIRRDATQPVAPALDFLGDPDALDAVLRRADYLVITLSLTQATRGLLGERELGLMKANAVLVNVARAEIVDEEALYQALAQRTIAGAALDVWYRYPAGAGPTFPGRRAFHDLPNVLMTPHVAGWTEGMVEARATLIAENIRRAAQGEPPLNLIPPAPG from the coding sequence ATGCTCGGAATCGGCTTCGCCGGAACCTTCTCCGCGAGTCTCGAAGAGGCCGTGCGGGCCCGCCTGGACATGCCGTGCCACGTCATCGTGGCCGACGAGGTCGGGATCGTCTCGCGGCTGTCCGAGGTCGACGTCCTGGTCACCCTCGCCTTCACCCGTGAGATGGGAGAGGCGGCGCGGCGGCTCAAGCTCGTGCAGGTGCCGGGCGCCGGCGTCGACCGGATCGACCGATCGGCGCTGCCGGCCGGCACATGGCTGGCGAACGCCTACGGCCACGAGGTGGGCATCGCGGAGTACGTGGTCGGGGCGATGGTGGCCCTGAGCCGTGGGTTCAGCCGCCTCGACGCTCGCCTGCGGCGGGGGGAGTGGGAGAGCCAGTGGGCGCCAGGCTCGCCACCGGCGCCGTGGCCGGAACTGGCCGGCAAGACGCTCGGCATCCTCGGGTACGGCCGGATCGGACGGGCTGTCGCCAGGCGGGCCCGGGCCTTCGACATGGCCGTCTGGGCCATCCGGCGCGACGCGACGCAGCCCGTCGCGCCGGCGCTCGATTTCCTCGGCGACCCCGACGCCCTGGACGCAGTCCTGCGGCGGGCCGACTACCTGGTGATCACGCTCTCGCTCACGCAGGCGACGCGCGGGCTCCTCGGAGAGCGGGAGCTCGGCCTGATGAAGGCGAATGCGGTCCTCGTCAACGTGGCGCGCGCCGAGATCGTCGACGAGGAGGCGCTCTACCAGGCGCTGGCCCAGCGGACGATCGCCGGCGCCGCCCTCGACGTCTGGTATCGGTATCCGGCGGGCGCCGGCCCGACCTTTCCCGGGCGCCGTGCCTTCCACGATCTGCCCAACGTGCTGATGACGCCGCACGTGGCCGGCTGGACCGAAGGGATGGTGGAGGCGCGGGCGACGCTCATCGCGGAGAACATCCGCCGGGCCGCGCAGGGCGAGCCCCCGCTGAACCTGATCCCGCCGGCACCCGGGTAG
- a CDS encoding GlxA family transcriptional regulator yields the protein MPESKIPLVMAKRVVLLVVPPVDELDLVGPVEVFGTANRLLGGGRKPYAVEVVTTAPDRRVEGESGLSLLAHRHYRDAGGRADSVLIVCGVGARTMRDPALFGWLRRVAATTRRLGSVCVGAFLLAGAGILDGRRATAHWRYAREFADRYPRVAVDPRPTWVQDGNIYTSAGISAGMDLALAWVEEDFGTAAALKVARELVLFLRRPGGQDQLSVALETQASHTRSMHELQVWMTEHLDQPLSVDALADRVAMSARNFARVFTREFGTSPGHYLLLVRVEAARRLLEQTDRSLEQVANASGFRSVDVMRRALLRALGTTPRRYRRHFQTPAASARMRAAELHGPLVAARREIARTARVATTSNRRQNLRVAVAGLGERDLRPVGGSSVPRASGPSRPGQVGKT from the coding sequence ATGCCGGAGAGCAAGATTCCCCTCGTCATGGCGAAGCGCGTCGTCCTCCTCGTGGTCCCCCCGGTGGACGAGCTCGACCTCGTCGGGCCGGTCGAGGTGTTCGGGACGGCGAATCGCTTGCTGGGGGGCGGCCGGAAGCCCTATGCGGTCGAGGTCGTCACCACGGCGCCAGATCGACGGGTCGAGGGAGAGTCCGGGCTGTCGCTCCTCGCGCATCGGCACTATCGTGACGCGGGCGGCCGCGCCGACTCCGTGCTGATCGTCTGTGGCGTCGGCGCCCGCACGATGCGCGATCCGGCGCTCTTCGGCTGGCTCAGACGGGTGGCGGCGACCACTCGCCGCCTCGGGTCGGTGTGCGTCGGCGCCTTTCTCCTGGCCGGAGCCGGTATCCTGGATGGCCGCCGGGCAACCGCGCACTGGAGGTACGCGCGGGAGTTCGCCGATCGCTACCCGCGGGTCGCCGTCGATCCCCGACCGACGTGGGTCCAGGACGGCAACATCTACACCTCGGCTGGTATCTCAGCCGGGATGGATCTCGCGCTCGCCTGGGTCGAAGAGGACTTCGGCACCGCCGCGGCCCTGAAGGTGGCGCGCGAGCTGGTGTTGTTCCTCCGCCGCCCGGGCGGTCAGGACCAGCTCAGCGTCGCACTCGAAACGCAGGCCTCGCACACGAGGTCGATGCACGAGCTGCAGGTGTGGATGACGGAACACCTCGACCAGCCACTGTCGGTCGACGCGCTCGCCGATCGGGTCGCGATGAGCGCGCGGAACTTCGCGCGGGTCTTCACGCGGGAGTTCGGTACCTCGCCCGGCCACTATCTCCTCCTGGTGCGCGTCGAGGCCGCCCGGCGGCTCCTGGAGCAGACCGACAGGAGTCTCGAGCAAGTGGCGAACGCGTCCGGGTTCCGGAGCGTCGACGTCATGCGACGGGCTCTCCTCCGGGCCCTGGGGACGACACCGCGCCGATATCGGCGCCACTTTCAGACTCCCGCCGCGAGCGCTCGCATGAGGGCGGCGGAGCTCCACGGCCCGCTGGTCGCTGCCCGACGAGAAATCGCGAGGACCGCCCGCGTAGCCACGACCTCGAACCGTCGGCAGAACCTGCGTGTGGCTGTCGCTGGCCTCGGCGAGCGGGACCTCCGCCCGGTGGGTGGCTCGAGCGTTCCGCGGGCGAGCGGCCCGTCTCGTCCCGGCCAGGTCGGCAAGACCTGA
- the purM gene encoding phosphoribosylformylglycinamidine cyclo-ligase, translating into MSHSLAGKESMPTNRSLSYDATGVLDNTQLGLGALLRWVNKTAAFRKEGQPGHRVVDVGFFASVVDIGHGLGLALCTDGVGSKVLIAEMLDRYDTIGIDCVAMNVNDAICVGAEPISFLDYIAIESATPRVLEEIAEGLYRGAELAGVAIVGGEISQIPDIIKGHGPGRGLDVVGMCAGIVPLSRIILGREVTPGDIIIGVRSSGIHSNGLTLARRALLDEGKLKADQYVADLGRTVGEELLQPTHIYVRPVVDLVNRQQLPIRGLVNVTSDGFLNLARIDSNVGFHIDDLPEPQPIFDLIQETGAIPAREMYRVFNMGIGFCLIVQDDEVLIKAVKQAFAASGFATHIIGKVVADERKRVFLPKQGLVGEGEEFTDL; encoded by the coding sequence GTGTCGCATTCACTCGCCGGCAAGGAATCCATGCCCACTAATCGCTCGCTGAGCTACGACGCTACAGGAGTGCTCGACAACACGCAGCTCGGCCTAGGCGCGTTGCTCCGCTGGGTGAACAAGACCGCGGCATTTCGGAAGGAAGGGCAACCAGGCCACCGCGTTGTCGATGTCGGGTTCTTTGCAAGCGTCGTCGACATTGGGCACGGCTTGGGGCTTGCGCTCTGCACGGACGGGGTCGGTAGCAAAGTGCTAATCGCAGAGATGCTTGACCGCTACGACACGATCGGAATCGATTGCGTGGCGATGAACGTCAACGATGCGATCTGCGTTGGCGCCGAGCCAATCTCCTTTCTCGACTACATCGCAATCGAAAGCGCTACACCACGGGTGTTAGAAGAGATCGCCGAGGGTCTTTATCGAGGCGCAGAACTGGCCGGCGTTGCCATCGTCGGCGGGGAGATCTCGCAAATCCCGGACATCATCAAGGGCCACGGGCCGGGGCGCGGCTTAGATGTTGTCGGGATGTGCGCCGGCATTGTGCCCTTGTCCCGAATTATTCTCGGGAGGGAGGTCACCCCCGGGGACATCATCATAGGTGTCCGTAGCAGTGGTATTCACAGCAACGGTCTCACGCTCGCCCGAAGAGCGCTGTTGGACGAGGGAAAACTGAAAGCCGATCAGTACGTGGCCGACCTCGGCCGTACGGTGGGGGAGGAGCTGCTCCAACCCACCCACATTTATGTTCGTCCGGTGGTCGATCTCGTGAATCGGCAGCAGCTGCCGATTCGAGGTCTTGTCAACGTGACGAGTGACGGCTTTCTGAACTTGGCGCGCATTGACTCAAATGTCGGCTTTCACATCGATGACCTACCGGAGCCACAGCCGATCTTTGATTTGATTCAAGAAACCGGCGCCATTCCCGCGCGAGAGATGTATCGGGTCTTCAACATGGGAATTGGATTCTGCCTCATCGTTCAGGATGACGAAGTGTTGATCAAGGCGGTGAAGCAAGCCTTCGCGGCGAGCGGGTTCGCGACGCACATAATCGGCAAGGTCGTCGCTGACGAAAGGAAGCGCGTCTTCCTGCCGAAGCAGGGCCTCGTCGGTGAGGGCGAAGAGTTTACGGACCTGTAG